A genomic stretch from Sinorhizobium terangae includes:
- a CDS encoding trimethylamine methyltransferase family protein, which yields MAEECAVAVSRRAGGRAARVALRSAPLAENIRPVRPGLPGGQYKPLSETNVRRIHEAALDALEEIGLANAPKSGIEIMTGAGAILGDDGRIRFPRALVEDMLAVAARDITLYARDPKQDLELSGTRVYYGTAGAAVHVVDVEKREYRESTAKDLLNAAQLVHHLDNVHFFQRAMVCRDIPDNFLMDINTLYACCAGTTKHVGTSFSDPSHVEGCFDLIHMIADGEEKWRARPFVSNSNCFVVPPMKFAEESCVTMEKCIRGGMPILLLSAGQAGATAPAPLATAIVQAVAECLAGVVYVNAMSPGHPAVFGTWPFVSDLRTGAMSGGSGEQALLTAGCAQMHQFYRLPGGAAAGIADAKLPDMQAGWEQAISNVMAGLSGLNMVYEAVGMHASLLGFCLESLVLGDDMLGQVQRCIRGIDVTEDSISLETMRSVCLDGPGHYLGHPQTLGLMQTEYIYPAVADRTSPKEWVEIGRPDLVARAIERKNRILAEAAPSVIAPEIDRAIRDKFRIYC from the coding sequence ATGGCTGAGGAATGCGCAGTTGCGGTTTCGAGACGGGCAGGCGGACGGGCAGCGCGCGTGGCGCTTCGCTCCGCACCGCTCGCGGAAAACATCCGGCCGGTTCGGCCCGGTCTCCCTGGTGGGCAGTACAAGCCGCTGAGCGAAACGAATGTCCGACGAATCCATGAAGCCGCGCTCGATGCGCTGGAAGAGATCGGCCTTGCCAATGCGCCGAAATCAGGCATCGAGATCATGACCGGTGCCGGCGCCATCCTAGGAGACGACGGACGCATCCGGTTTCCACGCGCGCTGGTCGAGGACATGCTGGCCGTTGCGGCACGGGACATCACACTCTACGCCCGTGATCCGAAGCAGGACCTCGAGCTTAGCGGTACCCGCGTCTATTACGGCACCGCCGGCGCGGCGGTTCACGTTGTCGATGTCGAGAAGCGGGAGTACCGAGAGTCAACCGCGAAGGACCTCTTGAACGCGGCGCAACTCGTGCACCATCTCGACAACGTCCACTTCTTCCAGCGGGCCATGGTCTGCCGCGACATTCCCGACAATTTCCTCATGGACATCAACACGCTCTATGCCTGTTGCGCCGGAACGACCAAACATGTCGGCACCAGCTTTTCCGATCCGTCGCATGTCGAGGGCTGCTTCGATCTGATCCACATGATCGCCGATGGAGAGGAGAAATGGCGGGCGCGGCCGTTCGTCTCCAATTCCAACTGCTTCGTCGTACCGCCGATGAAGTTCGCCGAGGAAAGCTGCGTGACCATGGAGAAATGCATCCGTGGCGGCATGCCGATCCTCCTGCTTTCCGCCGGGCAGGCGGGCGCAACCGCGCCGGCGCCACTTGCGACGGCGATCGTGCAGGCGGTCGCCGAATGTCTGGCGGGCGTCGTCTATGTCAACGCCATGTCCCCCGGCCACCCGGCGGTCTTTGGCACCTGGCCCTTCGTCTCTGACTTGAGGACCGGGGCGATGTCCGGCGGCTCGGGCGAGCAGGCGCTGCTGACGGCCGGCTGCGCGCAGATGCATCAGTTCTATCGTCTGCCGGGCGGGGCTGCCGCCGGCATCGCGGACGCCAAGCTGCCGGACATGCAGGCCGGCTGGGAGCAGGCGATCTCCAACGTGATGGCAGGGCTTTCCGGCCTCAACATGGTCTACGAGGCGGTCGGCATGCACGCGTCGCTTCTCGGCTTCTGCCTGGAATCGCTGGTGCTCGGCGACGACATGCTTGGCCAGGTTCAACGCTGCATCCGCGGCATCGACGTGACCGAGGATTCGATTTCGCTCGAAACCATGCGCTCTGTCTGCCTCGACGGGCCCGGCCACTATCTCGGCCACCCGCAGACGCTCGGGCTGATGCAGACGGAATACATCTATCCGGCCGTCGCCGATCGCACGAGCCCGAAGGAATGGGTGGAGATCGGCCGTCCGGACCTCGTCGCGCGCGCGATCGAGAGGAAGAACCGCATTCTCGCGGAGGCCGCACCTTCGGTGATCGCACCCGAGATCGACCGGGCGATCCGCGATAAATTCAGGATCTATTGCTGA